A stretch of Malus sylvestris chromosome 11, drMalSylv7.2, whole genome shotgun sequence DNA encodes these proteins:
- the LOC126588860 gene encoding serine/threonine-protein kinase STY13-like has protein sequence MLLLMEPMAPCIAVHTIAKMLQFLDGKPYDRKCDVYSFGFCLWEIYCCDMPYPNLSFADVSSAVVRQNLRPEIPRCCPSTLASVMRKCWDANPDNLPEMEEVVKMLYAIDTSKGGGMIPEDQSTGCFCFSTPRGP, from the exons ATGTTATTGCTCATGGAACCTATGGCACCGTGTATCGCGGTGCATACGATAGCCAAGATGTTGCAG TTCCTTGATGGCAAGCCATACGACAGGAAATGCGATGTCTATAGTTTTGGTTTTTGCTTGTGGGAAATCTATTGCTGCGACATGCCTTATCCTAATCTAAGTTTTGCTGATGTCTCATCTGCAGTAGTGCGACAG AATTTACGACCAGAAATCCCAAGATGTTGTCCAAGCACATTGGCTAGCGTCATGCGAAAATGTTGGGATGCAAACCCGGATAATCTTCCTGAAATGGAAGAGGTAGTGAAAATGTTGTATGCAATAGATACTAGCAAGGGAGGCGGCATGATACCCGAAGACCAGTCTACCGGCTGTTTCTGTTTCAGCACACCTCGCGGTCCATAA